A genomic window from Aurantimicrobium photophilum includes:
- a CDS encoding aminopeptidase P family protein, translated as MNAEEAIHEVPKGTENRSTTPGSDTFKHYISSQWADRAEEIPAPREQASYAAARRAELSKKYPGKRLVIPAGAMKRRSNDTFYAFRADSAFSWLTGWGSDSEPDSVLVMEPTASGHEATLYFRERAGRDSDEFYANSDIGEFWIGPRPSLAQVAGDLGIATRHLDELPVKDAEVTDLPQDLAQDLSEMRLVKDEFEINEMREAVASSIRGFADIARVLPAIAGNKRGERLVEGAFASRARLEGNGVGYGTIAASGAHACILHWVTNDGVVNNGDLILIDAGVERDSYYTADVTRTLPVNGTFTPIQRKVYEAVREAADAAFAIVKPGITFRDVHNTAMGVIAKKTAEWGLLPVTAEEALLPENGHHRRYMVHGTSHHLGIDVHDCAQARREMYMDGIVKEGMIFTIEPGLYFQPDDLTVPEEYRGIGVRIEDDILVTATGAENLTIALPRTADDVEAWLAPHAAAAKAQKAAQIKADALAKKKRK; from the coding sequence ATGAACGCTGAGGAAGCCATCCACGAGGTCCCTAAAGGCACAGAGAACCGCTCAACAACTCCTGGATCTGACACCTTCAAGCACTACATCTCCAGCCAGTGGGCTGACCGTGCTGAAGAGATTCCCGCACCTCGCGAACAGGCCTCCTATGCCGCAGCACGTCGTGCTGAACTGAGCAAGAAATATCCAGGCAAGCGTCTGGTCATTCCTGCTGGCGCTATGAAACGCCGCAGCAATGACACCTTTTATGCCTTCCGGGCTGATTCGGCCTTTAGCTGGCTGACCGGCTGGGGTTCCGACAGTGAACCTGATTCAGTGCTGGTGATGGAACCAACTGCTTCAGGTCACGAGGCGACCTTGTATTTCCGCGAGCGCGCTGGTCGCGACTCCGACGAGTTTTATGCCAATAGCGACATTGGTGAGTTCTGGATTGGTCCCCGCCCTTCCCTTGCGCAGGTTGCGGGCGATCTCGGTATTGCCACCCGTCACCTTGATGAGCTTCCTGTCAAAGATGCCGAGGTGACGGACCTTCCTCAAGATCTCGCTCAAGATCTCTCTGAAATGCGCTTAGTCAAGGACGAGTTTGAAATCAACGAGATGCGGGAAGCAGTTGCCTCCAGCATCCGCGGATTCGCGGACATCGCTCGTGTGCTGCCTGCGATAGCTGGCAACAAGCGAGGCGAGCGCCTTGTTGAAGGTGCCTTTGCTTCACGCGCACGCCTAGAAGGTAATGGTGTGGGCTATGGAACCATCGCTGCCAGCGGCGCTCACGCCTGCATTCTGCACTGGGTGACCAATGATGGTGTGGTCAACAACGGCGACCTCATCTTGATTGATGCTGGTGTGGAGCGAGACAGCTACTACACCGCAGATGTCACCCGCACCCTGCCCGTGAATGGCACCTTCACCCCGATTCAGCGCAAGGTGTACGAAGCTGTGCGCGAAGCAGCAGATGCTGCCTTCGCCATAGTGAAGCCCGGCATCACGTTCCGTGACGTACACAACACCGCCATGGGTGTCATTGCGAAAAAGACGGCCGAGTGGGGCCTGCTCCCCGTGACGGCAGAAGAAGCACTTCTTCCCGAGAATGGTCACCACCGCCGCTACATGGTCCATGGCACCAGTCATCACCTAGGTATTGATGTGCATGACTGTGCCCAGGCACGTCGTGAAATGTATATGGACGGCATTGTCAAAGAGGGCATGATCTTCACGATTGAGCCCGGGCTCTACTTCCAGCCAGATGACCTGACCGTTCCCGAGGAATACCGCGGCATAGGCGTGCGCATCGAGGATGACATCCTGGTCACTGCCACCGGTGCAGAGAACCTCACCATTGCTTTGCCTCGCACCGCTGATGACGTGGAGGCATGGCTTGCACCCCATGCCGCTGCTGCAAAGGCACAGAAGGCAGCTCAGATCAAAGCTGACGCCCTAGCCAAGAAAAAGAGGAAGTAG
- a CDS encoding DoxX family protein, with protein MTQRGVGSWIVIALFTVSGVLHLVTPGGFLWLMPPELGETTNLALVYVSGVVELACVLGLLKRWSWAPVLTVLTLLAVWPANIWYAFDQLGSDSTVLTVIAWVRIPLQLPLLWWAWKSPTRTILRSK; from the coding sequence ATGACCCAGCGCGGTGTCGGTAGTTGGATTGTCATTGCGCTGTTTACGGTCAGTGGCGTTCTGCACCTGGTCACCCCTGGTGGTTTCTTGTGGCTCATGCCACCAGAACTCGGTGAGACTACGAATCTTGCTCTGGTTTATGTCTCCGGTGTCGTGGAGCTGGCGTGTGTTCTTGGACTGCTCAAACGCTGGAGCTGGGCACCTGTGCTGACGGTTCTCACCTTGTTGGCGGTGTGGCCTGCCAATATTTGGTATGCCTTTGATCAACTGGGCTCTGACAGCACCGTGCTAACGGTGATTGCCTGGGTCCGTATTCCTCTGCAGCTTCCCTTGCTGTGGTGGGCGTGGAAATCCCCGACGAGAACTATCCTTCGGTCGAAGTAA
- a CDS encoding LysR family transcriptional regulator has translation MLDLRRLRLLREVKLRGTLAEVAEALNYSPSAVSQQLALLEKEVGVPLLRKSGRRVTLTPQAEILVAHTSTVLEVLEQAEAEVTTSLERPAGLVRLAVFQSAALALLPDALTLVRSEYPEMRLEVTQQEPEAALHATWTRDFDLVIAEQYPGHAAPRHPELDRVDLTTDPIRLGVSKKLVTEHNIKSLADTAGLPWVMEPRGTASRHWAEQACRQAGFEPDVQFETADIQAHIRLVESGNAVALLTGLAWVGRPVTVELIDLPGNPRRTVFTAARRASAKSPAIVVCRDVLARTAELITSTEG, from the coding sequence ATGCTCGACCTCAGACGACTCCGTCTTCTGCGTGAAGTCAAGCTTCGTGGCACCCTCGCTGAGGTGGCAGAAGCACTGAATTACAGCCCTTCTGCTGTCTCGCAGCAGCTGGCACTTCTCGAGAAAGAAGTGGGAGTTCCCCTACTTCGAAAGTCTGGGCGCCGGGTTACGCTGACCCCACAAGCTGAGATTCTGGTTGCCCACACCTCAACCGTTCTCGAAGTGCTGGAACAGGCGGAGGCAGAAGTCACGACTTCACTCGAGCGTCCAGCTGGTTTAGTGCGTTTGGCGGTATTCCAATCAGCAGCGCTTGCGCTTCTTCCTGACGCGTTGACTCTAGTTCGGAGCGAATACCCAGAGATGCGGCTGGAAGTAACCCAGCAAGAACCTGAAGCTGCCCTGCATGCCACATGGACGCGTGACTTTGATTTGGTTATTGCCGAGCAATATCCAGGCCATGCCGCACCGCGTCATCCCGAGCTGGACCGGGTGGATCTCACAACCGACCCCATTCGCTTAGGCGTCTCAAAGAAGCTCGTTACTGAACACAACATCAAGTCCTTGGCTGACACTGCTGGTCTGCCTTGGGTCATGGAACCGCGGGGAACGGCTTCACGACATTGGGCTGAGCAGGCTTGTCGACAGGCTGGGTTTGAACCCGATGTGCAATTCGAAACGGCAGATATTCAGGCTCACATTCGCCTTGTGGAGTCAGGTAATGCCGTGGCCCTGCTGACGGGTCTGGCCTGGGTGGGTAGGCCTGTGACCGTGGAGCTCATTGACCTGCCTGGTAACCCTCGAAGGACAGTGTTTACCGCAGCTCGTCGTGCCAGCGCCAAGAGCCCGGCCATTGTGGTGTGCCGAGACGTGCTGGCCCGCACAGCAGAGTTAATTACTTCGACCGAAGGATAG